A region from the Paenarthrobacter aurescens genome encodes:
- a CDS encoding TetR/AcrR family transcriptional regulator, producing the protein MSSIPMRPDVPLGAPHERSDAARNRERLLNAARDLVAEFGAEALTMDALACKAKVGKGTVFRRFGSRAGLMMTLLSDSESEFQAGFMFGPPPLGPGAAPKDRLVAFGEGRIYFVLENGELLKAAGAATRNRFEVPATKLSHRHMEVLLREAGIADPWVMAMSLTYALDPERIVDDVRVRGISPTRLADSWRELITRLLKAD; encoded by the coding sequence GTGAGCTCGATCCCCATGAGGCCGGACGTGCCCCTAGGTGCGCCCCACGAGCGCAGTGACGCAGCGAGGAATCGCGAGCGCCTCCTCAACGCTGCCCGGGATCTGGTGGCCGAGTTTGGCGCCGAGGCGCTGACCATGGATGCATTGGCTTGCAAGGCGAAGGTGGGCAAAGGGACGGTGTTCCGGCGTTTTGGCAGCCGCGCCGGGCTCATGATGACCCTCCTGAGTGACTCGGAGTCCGAGTTTCAAGCCGGCTTCATGTTTGGCCCACCTCCCTTGGGGCCAGGTGCCGCGCCCAAAGATCGTCTGGTTGCCTTCGGAGAGGGGCGCATTTACTTCGTCCTGGAAAACGGCGAACTCCTGAAAGCGGCCGGAGCGGCAACCCGCAACAGATTCGAAGTTCCGGCCACCAAACTTTCGCATCGACATATGGAGGTCCTGCTGCGGGAGGCGGGAATCGCGGATCCTTGGGTGATGGCGATGTCCCTGACGTACGCGCTGGACCCCGAACGAATCGTTGACGACGTCCGCGTCCGGGGCATTTCTCCCACCAGGCTCGCGGATTCATGGCGTGAGCTCATTACGCGGCTCCTCAAGGCGGATTGA
- a CDS encoding ABC transporter permease, whose translation MLKYLMKRSGIYLIMIFLTTSAGYFLAVSTLKPAVLEQEKIPRPTPEQVAASFRGLGLDPDLNPWERYVQWLWGIVTRWDWGRSPNGAFVNAEFADRVMVSTRLFIASIILTLIIGVALGVYSAARQYKVQDRVITSYSYLVHILPAPIAYFLVQLGAISINEAVGERIFFVTGISTPGIEPGWPAFVDLVAHYAVPTFAMTIFGWAGYQIAQRQYLLDNVNADFVRTARAKGLTRNQAIRKHALRVSFIPVAQSIAFTIPAIFTGGFFAEAIFAWPGIGLWSIQAISLQDVNVATATLAYGSVIFAIGAILADFATTLVDPRVRVQ comes from the coding sequence ATGCTGAAATATCTGATGAAGCGGTCGGGCATCTACCTGATCATGATCTTCCTGACCACCAGTGCAGGCTACTTCCTGGCCGTCTCAACGCTGAAGCCCGCAGTGCTCGAGCAAGAGAAAATCCCGCGGCCAACCCCCGAACAGGTAGCAGCCTCGTTCCGGGGGCTCGGACTGGATCCGGACCTGAACCCGTGGGAACGGTACGTTCAATGGCTTTGGGGAATTGTGACCCGCTGGGATTGGGGCCGCAGCCCCAACGGCGCATTCGTCAATGCCGAGTTCGCTGATCGCGTGATGGTCTCCACCCGACTGTTCATCGCCTCCATCATCCTCACCCTGATCATCGGCGTGGCGCTCGGTGTCTACTCCGCAGCCCGCCAGTACAAGGTCCAGGACCGTGTCATCACGTCCTACAGCTACCTGGTCCACATCCTGCCCGCACCCATCGCCTACTTCCTGGTGCAGCTCGGTGCCATCAGCATCAACGAGGCCGTGGGCGAGCGCATCTTCTTTGTGACAGGAATTTCGACGCCGGGAATCGAGCCAGGGTGGCCGGCTTTCGTTGATCTTGTGGCCCACTACGCCGTGCCCACCTTCGCGATGACCATCTTCGGTTGGGCCGGCTATCAGATCGCCCAGCGGCAGTACCTCCTGGACAACGTCAACGCCGACTTCGTCCGTACCGCCCGGGCCAAAGGACTGACCCGAAACCAGGCCATCAGGAAGCACGCCCTCCGTGTGTCCTTCATTCCCGTGGCCCAGAGCATCGCATTCACCATCCCCGCCATCTTCACGGGCGGCTTCTTCGCGGAGGCCATTTTCGCTTGGCCCGGCATAGGCCTGTGGAGCATCCAAGCCATCAGCCTCCAAGACGTCAACGTAGCCACCGCCACGCTGGCCTACGGCTCGGTGATCTTCGCGATCGGCGCCATCCTTGCCGACTTCGCCACCACGCTGGTTGATCCACGAGTGAGGGTCCAGTAA
- a CDS encoding GerMN domain-containing protein, whose translation MLEPSPRPGTSAPEPTATPTVIPVDAENIGPAVYYVAIDDGGARGVRFGCNDSLVPVRGVATPGDPLSVALSRLLETGMPVDSDAALYDALANSSLRYLSGYMSGATVVVNLSGSLRPGGVCDIPRIQAQLTQTIVQASGASRAEIYVNGRTLTEALSVR comes from the coding sequence GTGCTTGAACCTTCACCCCGGCCCGGCACCAGCGCCCCTGAACCAACAGCCACGCCCACGGTCATTCCCGTGGATGCCGAAAACATAGGACCAGCCGTGTACTACGTGGCGATCGACGACGGCGGCGCCCGCGGTGTGCGCTTTGGCTGCAACGACAGTTTGGTCCCCGTCAGGGGCGTAGCCACCCCCGGCGATCCGCTGTCCGTGGCCCTGAGCCGCCTGCTGGAGACCGGAATGCCGGTGGACAGCGATGCAGCGCTCTACGATGCCCTGGCGAATTCTTCACTGCGCTACCTCTCCGGTTACATGAGCGGGGCAACGGTGGTGGTGAACCTCAGCGGGTCACTCCGGCCCGGGGGCGTATGCGACATTCCACGGATCCAAGCGCAGTTGACGCAGACCATAGTGCAGGCCAGTGGCGCGTCCCGTGCCGAGATCTACGTGAACGGCCGGACATTGACGGAGGCCCTGAGCGTGCGTTGA
- a CDS encoding NAD(P)H-dependent oxidoreductase, with protein MSKSTVLTLVGSLRADSHNKKLAEAIQLNAPENVDVQIHGSLGTIPFYNEDIDVEGQVPAEAAALRAAAADADTILLVTPEHNGTMPASLKNAIDWLSRPFGAGALSGKPTAVVGTAFGQFGGVWAQDEARKAAGIAGAKVLEDVKLAVPGSMIRFAELHPKDDAEVVEQIKAIFEPLTAVQEEEAAA; from the coding sequence ATGTCCAAGAGCACTGTTCTTACCCTCGTCGGCAGCCTGCGCGCCGATTCCCACAACAAGAAGCTCGCCGAAGCCATCCAGCTGAACGCACCGGAGAACGTTGACGTGCAGATCCACGGCTCGCTGGGCACCATCCCCTTCTACAACGAAGACATCGACGTCGAAGGCCAGGTCCCCGCCGAAGCCGCCGCCCTCCGCGCTGCAGCAGCCGACGCCGACACCATCCTGCTCGTCACCCCCGAGCACAACGGCACCATGCCTGCCTCCCTGAAGAACGCCATTGACTGGCTGTCCCGCCCGTTCGGCGCCGGCGCCCTCTCCGGCAAGCCGACCGCCGTCGTCGGAACCGCCTTTGGCCAGTTCGGTGGCGTGTGGGCCCAGGACGAAGCCCGCAAAGCCGCGGGTATTGCCGGCGCCAAGGTCCTTGAAGACGTCAAGCTGGCCGTGCCCGGTTCCATGATCCGTTTCGCTGAACTGCACCCGAAGGACGACGCCGAGGTTGTAGAGCAGATCAAGGCCATCTTCGAGCCGCTCACTGCCGTTCAGGAAGAAGAAGCCGCAGCCTAG